One part of the Desulfonema ishimotonii genome encodes these proteins:
- a CDS encoding pentapeptide repeat-containing protein, protein MNTNLRNMVLRSFIFRETALMLSDAPESRKSPLNIAGENLTGFRLGNAPLRGSNLADVNLYQADLAGADLRGANLHRSYLAKANLQNTRMEEICLAEATLEGALLTGSNLTDADLWRANLRSAILTEARLPGACLAEANLSDANLRNTALQYARLAEANLRGALMERADLRCADLQAADLRSATLCRANLSQTKFQQADLRGADLQHATLRQTDMWRADLAGADLQESDLCQATLMGAGTVRAILWKADLSGADLACARLNRAILRDANLENADLTGADLSHADLLGAKGLKAEQLAGAGSLYRTKLNRGLRRYLKKYYPRLFRSAAGADNA, encoded by the coding sequence ATGAACACGAATCTGCGAAATATGGTCCTCCGGAGTTTTATATTCCGGGAAACCGCTCTGATGCTCTCTGATGCGCCGGAATCCCGGAAATCACCCCTGAATATCGCCGGAGAAAACCTTACGGGATTCCGTCTGGGCAATGCCCCCCTGCGCGGCTCAAATCTGGCGGATGTCAATCTGTATCAGGCGGATCTTGCGGGAGCGGATCTCCGGGGGGCAAATTTGCACCGCAGCTATCTGGCAAAGGCAAACCTTCAGAATACAAGGATGGAGGAGATCTGCCTGGCAGAGGCAACTCTTGAAGGCGCCCTGCTGACGGGGTCAAATCTGACAGATGCGGATCTGTGGCGGGCAAATCTCAGGTCTGCGATACTCACGGAGGCCCGTCTGCCGGGGGCCTGCCTTGCAGAGGCAAACCTCTCGGATGCCAACCTCAGAAACACGGCCCTGCAATATGCCCGTCTTGCCGAAGCGAATCTCCGGGGCGCCCTGATGGAAAGGGCGGATCTGAGATGTGCGGATTTGCAGGCTGCGGATTTACGATCGGCCACCCTTTGCCGGGCCAATCTGTCCCAGACAAAATTCCAGCAGGCAGATCTGCGCGGAGCCGATCTGCAACATGCAACCCTGCGGCAAACCGATATGTGGAGAGCCGATCTTGCGGGGGCGGATTTGCAGGAGAGCGACCTCTGCCAGGCAACGCTCATGGGGGCCGGGACTGTCCGGGCCATCCTGTGGAAAGCCGATCTTTCGGGAGCCGATCTGGCCTGTGCCCGTCTGAACAGGGCGATCCTGCGGGACGCCAATCTGGAAAATGCGGACCTGACCGGCGCTGACCTCTCCCATGCAGACCTCTTGGGGGCAAAAGGTCTGAAAGCGGAGCAACTGGCCGGGGCCGGGAGCCTGTACCGGACCAAACTGAATCGCGGCCTCAGACGGTATTTGAAAAAATACTATCCCCGCCTTTTCCGGTCGGCAGCCGGAGCCGATAATGCCTGA
- a CDS encoding PEP-CTERM sorting domain-containing protein, which yields MKKSIVIFGILFFLAMVGTAHANLLDNGNFDTDTEYGLSGKGWHVYSETTQDQVPGWDVLEGPGIEIQRNTITTAHSGNYYVELDSHGNSAMKQSVTLEAGSYILDFYYQSRRATSNDNGIEYGIGGYSFELADDNRATPGWEHYTYYFNVGTTGEYDMVFQATGADNTLGGFIDSVGLNPTPEPATMALLGIGLIGLAGVRRRYTR from the coding sequence ATGAAAAAGAGTATTGTGATTTTCGGCATTTTGTTTTTTCTGGCAATGGTTGGAACTGCTCATGCAAACCTTCTCGACAACGGTAATTTTGATACGGACACCGAATATGGTCTTTCGGGAAAAGGATGGCACGTCTACAGTGAAACTACTCAGGATCAGGTTCCCGGCTGGGATGTTCTGGAAGGCCCCGGCATTGAAATTCAGCGTAATACAATAACCACAGCTCATTCCGGTAATTACTATGTTGAACTGGACAGTCACGGTAACAGCGCGATGAAGCAAAGTGTCACGCTGGAAGCAGGATCATATATCCTCGACTTCTATTATCAGTCCAGAAGGGCAACAAGCAATGACAACGGCATTGAGTACGGTATCGGCGGTTATTCTTTTGAACTGGCGGATGACAACAGAGCAACGCCGGGGTGGGAGCACTACACATATTATTTTAACGTCGGCACGACCGGCGAATATGATATGGTCTTCCAGGCCACCGGGGCAGACAATACGCTCGGCGGTTTTATCGACTCTGTTGGGCTGAATCCGACCCCCGAACCCGCCACAATGGCGCTCCTGGGCATCGGCCTGATCGGCCTCGCAGGTGTCAGGAGAAGGTACACGCGGTAG